The Megalops cyprinoides isolate fMegCyp1 chromosome 19, fMegCyp1.pri, whole genome shotgun sequence genome has a window encoding:
- the LOC118794322 gene encoding proline-rich transmembrane protein 2: MAVNTNSTQPPLTPSAVPTVLEEEQQQLEQSANLPQEESSPAPDATQPAKDEQQAPQPPACPAPDAPSQEETLPSDHLVVVNEKTETYNGVYSGPVDSPPSSISSPPRSQHAKSHSHAHAHFANGKARVGSRSGSLGHVTASPRPSLSRQLSTATEGLNESGKPRDYLILAILSCFCPMWPINIVGLTFSLMSRNSLQQGNVDGARRLGRVSKMLSVFSVVGGIIIIVACIVINWGLILKS, translated from the exons ATGGCTGTGAACACCAACAGTACACAGCCTCCCTTGACACCCAGTGCCGTTCCCACCGTGCTggaggaggaacagcagcaaCTGGAGCAATCTGCAAACCTGCCGCAAGAGGAGTCCAGCCCTGCCCCTGACGCCACGCAGCCGGCCAAAGATGAGCAGCAGGCCCCTCAGCCTCCGGCGTGCCCTGCCCCTGACGCCCCCTCTCAGGAGGAGACCCTGCCCAGCGACCACCTGGTCGTGGTCAACGAGAAAACGGAGACAT ACAACGGTGTTTACTCAGGCCCAGTTGACTCTCCTCCATCTTctatctcctctcctccccggAGCCAGCATGCCAAATCCCACTCCCACGCCCACGCCCACTTCGCCAACGGCAAGGCGAGGGTGGGTAGCCGGTCTGGGTCGCTCGGTCACGTGACGGCGTCGCCGCGCCCTTCTCTGTCTCGCCAGCTCAGCACGGCCACCGAGGGGCTCAATGAATCGGGCAAGCCTCGGGACTACCTAATCCTGGCCATTCTCTCCTGCTTCTGCCCCATGTGGCCTATTAATATCGTGGGATTAACCTTCTCCCTGATG TCCCGCAACAGCCTACAGCAGGGCAATGTGGATGGAGCCAGGCGCCTCGGACGCGTCTCCAAGATGCTGTCTGTCTTCTCGGTGGTGGGCGGGATCATCATCATCGTTGCCTGCATCGTCATCAACTGGGGCC ttatATTAAAGTCCTGA